A genomic region of Christiangramia sp. OXR-203 contains the following coding sequences:
- the mscL gene encoding large conductance mechanosensitive channel protein MscL, which yields MSFFSDFKAFLLKKDIVALATAVIIGAAFNKVISSVVADIFMPIIGLLTGGADLTQQFISLDGVEYESLEAAIEAEAAILTYGNLIQAIIYFIIVGLFIFIFLRAYEKTKKKEEAAAPAGPSKEEVLLTEIRDELRKKNI from the coding sequence ATGAGTTTTTTTTCAGATTTTAAAGCATTCCTACTTAAGAAGGATATCGTAGCACTGGCTACTGCAGTAATTATTGGAGCTGCTTTTAACAAAGTTATCTCTTCTGTTGTTGCAGATATTTTCATGCCCATTATTGGATTACTCACCGGTGGAGCAGATCTAACCCAGCAATTTATTTCTCTGGATGGTGTAGAATACGAAAGTCTCGAAGCTGCGATTGAAGCTGAAGCTGCAATTCTTACCTACGGTAATTTGATACAGGCAATTATTTACTTTATTATCGTTGGTCTGTTTATATTTATATTCCTGAGAGCTTACGAAAAGACAAAGAAGAAAGAAGAAGCTGCAGCTCCTGCTGGACCATCAAAGGAAGAAGTTTTACTTACTGAGATTCGTGACGAACTAAGAAAGAAGAATATTTAA
- the alr gene encoding alanine racemase yields the protein MPEAKETVLEIDLGALAHNYRYLRAKIDDGVKFLSVVKAFAYGNDSVVIARKLEELGTDYFAVAYVEEGIHLRKNGITKPILVLHPQFTHFEDIIEHCLEPNLYSEKILRSFVKTAEAKNQKNYPVHIKLNTGLNRLGFDHPEIGTIKEIIGSTSSLKIASVFSHLAASEDWKEREFTVGQIDLFRKMTWELIADLDYEPILHICNTSGVINYPKSAFSMVRSGIGLYGYGNDKNIDPELRPISTLKTIISQIRSLDKGDTVGYNRAFKVEKPTRIATLPLGHADGINRIYGKGKAGVYINGEYAPIAGNVCMDIIMVDVTNISCEEGDEVIVFGGPQHPVKFAEAGGTISYELITGIQRRVTRIVIPE from the coding sequence ATGCCTGAAGCCAAAGAGACGGTTCTTGAGATTGATCTTGGAGCACTGGCACATAATTACAGATATTTAAGAGCAAAGATCGATGATGGAGTAAAGTTCCTGTCTGTAGTAAAAGCTTTTGCCTATGGGAATGATTCAGTTGTCATTGCCAGAAAACTGGAAGAACTTGGCACCGATTATTTTGCGGTTGCCTATGTGGAAGAAGGAATTCATCTTCGTAAAAACGGGATCACCAAACCTATTCTGGTATTACACCCACAATTCACACATTTCGAAGATATTATCGAGCATTGTCTCGAGCCTAATTTATACAGCGAAAAAATTCTACGTTCTTTTGTAAAGACTGCTGAAGCTAAAAATCAAAAGAATTACCCTGTTCATATCAAGCTGAATACAGGTTTGAACAGGCTTGGTTTTGATCATCCAGAGATTGGAACTATCAAGGAAATCATTGGTAGTACTTCCAGCCTGAAGATCGCTTCTGTTTTTTCCCATCTCGCCGCAAGTGAGGACTGGAAAGAACGTGAATTTACGGTAGGACAGATCGACCTTTTCAGGAAAATGACCTGGGAATTAATTGCCGACCTGGACTATGAACCAATACTCCATATTTGCAATACTTCTGGCGTGATCAATTACCCGAAGTCGGCTTTTAGTATGGTGCGCAGCGGGATTGGCTTATATGGCTATGGAAATGATAAAAATATCGATCCTGAACTAAGACCAATTTCTACGCTTAAAACGATCATTTCCCAGATTAGAAGTCTCGACAAAGGGGATACGGTAGGTTACAACCGCGCGTTTAAAGTGGAGAAACCTACTCGCATCGCAACACTGCCTTTGGGTCATGCTGATGGGATCAACAGGATCTACGGAAAAGGAAAAGCCGGAGTCTATATAAATGGTGAATATGCTCCTATCGCTGGTAATGTATGTATGGATATTATCATGGTAGATGTGACCAATATTTCATGTGAAGAAGGTGATGAAGTAATCGTTTTTGGAGGACCTCAGCATCCAGTGAAATTTGCTGAAGCTGGAGGCACTATTTCTTATGAATTGATCACCGGAATACAACGCAGAGTCACACGAATTGTAATACCCGAATAA
- the rsmI gene encoding 16S rRNA (cytidine(1402)-2'-O)-methyltransferase, with amino-acid sequence MGKLYLVPTPIGNLEDITLRAIRILKEVDLILAEDTRNSGKLLKHLEVQTPMQSHHMHNEHKTVDHIVSRIKAGETIALISDAGTPAISDPGFLLTRACVEAGIEVDCLPGATAFVPALVNSGLPNDKFVFEGFLPVKKGRQTRLKILAEETRTMIFYESPHKLLKTLSHFQEYFGDDRRVSVSREITKMHEETVRGSIPEVHKHYIENPPKGELVVIVAGKG; translated from the coding sequence ATGGGTAAATTATACCTGGTTCCCACGCCAATTGGGAATCTCGAGGATATCACATTGAGAGCGATCCGTATTCTCAAGGAAGTTGATCTTATTCTGGCTGAAGATACCCGAAATAGTGGTAAACTACTGAAGCACCTGGAAGTTCAAACTCCCATGCAGAGTCACCACATGCATAATGAGCATAAGACAGTAGATCATATTGTCTCACGAATTAAAGCCGGAGAGACTATCGCACTTATTAGTGATGCGGGAACTCCGGCAATTTCAGACCCTGGATTTTTATTAACCCGGGCCTGCGTAGAAGCTGGTATTGAAGTAGATTGCCTTCCCGGGGCTACGGCCTTTGTTCCGGCGTTGGTTAATAGCGGACTTCCAAATGATAAATTTGTATTTGAAGGATTTCTTCCGGTGAAAAAAGGTAGACAAACGAGACTCAAAATTCTGGCTGAAGAAACCCGCACCATGATTTTTTACGAATCACCACATAAATTACTTAAGACATTAAGCCACTTTCAGGAATATTTTGGTGACGATCGTCGTGTTTCCGTCTCCCGTGAGATCACTAAAATGCATGAAGAAACCGTTCGTGGTAGTATTCCTGAAGTTCATAAACATTATATCGAAAATCCGCCAAAAGGAGAGTTGGTGGTCATAGTTGCAGGAAAAGGCTGA
- the recJ gene encoding single-stranded-DNA-specific exonuclease RecJ translates to MKTRWTLKPKPDPITAQALAEKLGTGLAVSKLLVQRGITTFEEAKRFFRPQLDGLHDPFLMKDMDRAVARIEQAMEAGENIMVYGDYDVDGTTSVALMSSFLKFRYPNVTTYIPDRYAEGYGVSYQGIDYAEDNDVSLIIALDCGIKAIDKVDYARKKGIDFVICDHHRPGNEIPEAVAVLDPKRSDCNYPYDELCGCGVGFKLIQAITIKNNEPEETLLPYLDLVATAIGADIVPITGENRILAYHGLHVINVAPRKGIQSLLGERKNVSITDVVFIVAPRINAAGRMKHGLHAVNLLTEEDEAISATYAEEIETYNTDRRSTDKSITEEAKQQILDLQEENRLTTVVYDEQWHKGVIGIVASRLTETWYRPTLVFTKSGERLAASARSVKGFDVYEALEACSEHIEQFGGHKYAAGLTLLEAEYDNFKRKFEEVVSQTIDRQLLTPEIAIDAELDLKDITPKFYRILKQFAPFGPGNMSPVFLARNLTDTGFGKCVGADKTHLKCQVKQEGSNVKFDVIGFNLGEKLNLIEQGKKFDAVFSLDENTWNGNTTIQLRLKDIRESI, encoded by the coding sequence ATGAAGACGCGCTGGACCCTGAAGCCAAAACCCGATCCTATCACAGCACAGGCTCTTGCCGAAAAGCTTGGAACCGGACTGGCAGTTTCGAAATTACTGGTTCAGCGGGGAATTACCACCTTTGAAGAAGCAAAGAGATTTTTCAGACCTCAGTTAGATGGTTTACACGATCCTTTCCTGATGAAGGACATGGACAGGGCAGTAGCCAGGATAGAACAGGCGATGGAAGCTGGAGAAAATATTATGGTCTATGGAGATTATGATGTAGATGGAACTACCAGTGTAGCGCTAATGTCATCTTTTTTGAAGTTCAGATATCCCAATGTGACCACTTATATTCCAGACAGGTATGCTGAAGGTTATGGTGTATCCTACCAGGGAATAGATTATGCTGAAGATAATGACGTGAGTCTCATTATTGCCTTAGACTGTGGAATCAAAGCGATCGATAAAGTGGATTATGCCAGAAAAAAAGGAATTGATTTTGTGATCTGTGATCATCACCGTCCAGGCAATGAAATTCCAGAAGCTGTAGCGGTACTTGACCCAAAAAGGAGCGATTGCAATTATCCTTATGACGAACTATGTGGCTGCGGTGTTGGTTTTAAACTAATTCAGGCGATCACAATTAAGAACAACGAACCTGAAGAAACATTACTTCCTTACCTCGATCTGGTAGCTACGGCCATTGGAGCAGATATTGTCCCCATCACTGGCGAAAACAGGATACTCGCTTATCATGGTTTGCATGTGATCAATGTTGCACCCCGAAAAGGGATTCAGAGTTTGCTTGGCGAACGTAAAAATGTAAGTATTACAGATGTTGTTTTTATCGTAGCTCCAAGGATTAATGCTGCGGGAAGAATGAAACATGGTTTGCATGCGGTAAATCTGCTTACTGAAGAAGATGAAGCTATCTCTGCAACTTATGCTGAAGAAATAGAGACTTATAATACAGATCGTCGAAGTACAGATAAAAGTATTACAGAAGAAGCGAAACAGCAAATTCTGGATCTTCAGGAAGAAAACCGACTAACCACCGTAGTCTATGATGAGCAATGGCACAAGGGTGTGATTGGAATCGTAGCTTCCAGGTTAACCGAAACCTGGTATCGCCCAACGCTTGTTTTTACAAAGAGCGGGGAACGTCTTGCGGCGTCTGCAAGATCTGTAAAAGGTTTTGATGTCTACGAAGCCCTGGAAGCCTGTAGTGAACATATCGAACAATTTGGTGGGCATAAGTATGCAGCGGGGTTGACATTGCTGGAAGCCGAATATGATAATTTCAAAAGAAAGTTTGAAGAGGTAGTTTCACAAACGATCGACAGGCAGCTTCTTACTCCAGAAATTGCCATAGATGCCGAATTAGACCTGAAAGACATTACACCAAAATTCTACCGGATCCTGAAGCAATTCGCTCCTTTTGGGCCAGGTAATATGTCGCCTGTTTTTCTTGCCCGGAACTTAACCGATACTGGCTTCGGAAAATGTGTTGGTGCAGATAAAACTCACCTGAAATGCCAGGTAAAACAGGAAGGCTCAAACGTAAAATTTGATGTAATTGGCTTTAACCTTGGCGAAAAACTGAATTTGATAGAACAGGGGAAAAAGTTCGACGCTGTTTTTAGTCTTGATGAAAATACCTGGAATGGTAATACCACGATTCAGCTTAGACTGAAGGATATACGAGAAAGTATTTAG
- a CDS encoding thymidine kinase has protein sequence MFLENTVNHEEQFGWIEVICGSMFSGKTEELIRRLKRAKFAKQNVEIFKPAIDVRYDEEMVVSHDSNEIRSTPVPSASNIRLLADGCDVVGIDEAQFFDDEIVTVCNDLANQGIRVIVAGLDMDFKGNPFGPMPNLMATAEYVTKVHAVCTRTGNLAQFSYRKAINDDLVFLGENEEYEPLSRAAYYKAMLRERVKKLDVNVEELNAKKTEENA, from the coding sequence ATGTTTCTCGAAAATACAGTAAATCACGAAGAGCAATTTGGGTGGATTGAAGTTATTTGCGGGTCAATGTTTTCCGGAAAAACGGAAGAATTGATACGCCGACTCAAACGCGCAAAATTTGCAAAACAGAATGTTGAGATCTTCAAACCTGCGATTGATGTTAGGTATGACGAGGAAATGGTCGTATCTCATGATTCCAATGAAATAAGATCTACTCCTGTACCTTCCGCTTCCAATATCCGGTTACTTGCAGATGGTTGTGACGTAGTTGGGATCGATGAAGCACAATTCTTTGATGATGAAATCGTAACGGTTTGTAATGATCTTGCCAACCAGGGAATTAGAGTGATCGTGGCCGGCCTGGACATGGATTTTAAAGGAAATCCTTTTGGACCTATGCCCAATTTAATGGCCACTGCAGAGTACGTTACGAAAGTGCATGCTGTTTGTACCAGAACTGGAAATCTTGCCCAGTTCAGCTATCGTAAAGCTATTAATGATGACCTGGTTTTTCTAGGCGAAAATGAAGAATATGAACCATTAAGTCGTGCTGCTTACTACAAGGCTATGCTGCGGGAGCGAGTGAAAAAGCTTGATGTGAATGTCGAAGAATTGAATGCTAAAAAAACCGAAGAAAATGCCTGA
- a CDS encoding 6-carboxytetrahydropterin synthase: MSKIRITKQFTFETGHALYGYDGKCRNVHGHSYKLGVTVIGEPITDREHVKLGMVIDFGDLKKIVKSEIVDQFDHATVFNKNTPHLELAKELKSRGHHVILVDYQPTSENMVIDFAAKISKHLPEHIKLHSLKLQETETSFAEWYASDNI; this comes from the coding sequence ATGAGCAAGATTCGAATCACCAAACAATTTACTTTTGAAACCGGTCACGCCCTGTATGGATACGATGGCAAATGTCGCAACGTACATGGACATTCTTATAAACTTGGCGTCACAGTTATTGGCGAACCTATTACAGACCGAGAACATGTAAAATTGGGGATGGTGATCGATTTTGGGGATCTAAAAAAGATAGTAAAATCTGAGATCGTAGACCAGTTTGATCATGCGACCGTATTTAATAAGAATACTCCACATTTAGAGCTGGCAAAAGAGTTGAAATCACGTGGTCATCATGTGATCCTGGTCGATTATCAGCCAACAAGTGAGAATATGGTGATCGATTTTGCAGCCAAAATTTCCAAACATTTACCTGAACATATCAAGCTTCACTCTTTGAAATTGCAGGAAACTGAAACTTCGTTTGCAGAGTGGTATGCCAGTGATAATATCTAG
- a CDS encoding uracil-DNA glycosylase family protein: MEELLSTIRDCKVCKEHLPLGSRPIIEATSNSKIILISQAPGRVVHESGVAWNDQSGKKLREWLGVDENTFYDHDNFAILPMGFCYPGKAKTGDLPPRKECAPLWHEEVLQYLKNVKLKILIGAYASNYYLGKNNNLTAKVHEYEQYLPEYWPLPHPSPVNRFWRMKNPEFESAIVPALQQKIRVIIGE, from the coding sequence TTGGAAGAATTATTATCAACCATACGAGATTGCAAGGTTTGCAAGGAACATTTGCCACTTGGGTCAAGACCCATCATTGAAGCAACATCAAATTCTAAAATCATTCTTATTAGTCAGGCGCCGGGAAGAGTGGTGCACGAATCTGGTGTAGCCTGGAACGATCAAAGTGGTAAAAAGCTAAGAGAATGGCTGGGAGTTGATGAAAATACTTTTTACGATCACGACAATTTCGCTATCCTCCCGATGGGTTTCTGCTATCCTGGGAAAGCAAAGACCGGCGATCTGCCACCCAGGAAAGAATGCGCTCCATTATGGCATGAGGAGGTTCTTCAATATTTAAAAAACGTGAAGTTGAAGATCCTTATTGGTGCTTATGCTTCCAATTATTACCTCGGAAAAAACAATAATCTTACGGCTAAAGTTCATGAGTATGAGCAATACCTTCCAGAGTACTGGCCGTTGCCGCATCCTTCCCCGGTAAACCGATTCTGGAGAATGAAAAATCCGGAATTCGAGTCGGCCATAGTTCCTGCACTTCAGCAAAAGATAAGGGTGATAATAGGAGAATAA
- a CDS encoding UDP-2,3-diacylglucosamine diphosphatase, with protein sequence MKVSPGKKIYFASDNHLGAPTQEESRPREARFVKWLDEIKEDAEAIFLLGDLFDFWFEYKHVVPKGFVRTLGKLAEIRDSGIPIYFFVGNHDLWMQDYFQKELNIPVYHKPKEFEFSGKKFLVGHGDGLGPGDHGYKKMKKVFTNPLSKWFYRWLHPDLGVPLAQYFSVKNKAISGEEDMKFLGEEKEWLIQYCRRKLEQKDYDYFLFGHRHLPMKIDLDGKATYINTGDWINHYTFAQFDGNDLKLEKLVF encoded by the coding sequence ATGAAAGTTTCCCCAGGAAAAAAAATATATTTCGCCAGCGATAATCATCTTGGTGCACCTACTCAGGAAGAAAGCAGGCCTCGAGAAGCCAGGTTTGTGAAATGGCTAGATGAGATCAAAGAAGATGCAGAGGCAATTTTCCTTCTGGGAGACCTCTTTGATTTCTGGTTTGAATATAAACACGTGGTTCCAAAAGGCTTTGTTCGAACATTAGGTAAATTGGCCGAAATTAGAGATTCAGGGATTCCCATCTATTTTTTTGTAGGAAATCATGATCTATGGATGCAGGATTATTTTCAGAAGGAATTAAATATTCCAGTCTATCATAAACCCAAGGAGTTCGAATTCTCAGGAAAGAAATTCCTCGTGGGTCATGGAGATGGATTAGGACCCGGAGATCATGGCTATAAAAAAATGAAAAAGGTCTTTACCAATCCGCTTTCCAAATGGTTTTACCGCTGGCTACATCCTGATCTTGGGGTTCCCTTAGCTCAGTATTTTTCAGTAAAGAATAAAGCGATCTCAGGCGAAGAAGACATGAAGTTCTTAGGTGAGGAAAAAGAATGGCTTATACAATACTGCAGGCGTAAACTGGAGCAAAAAGACTATGATTACTTTCTTTTTGGCCACAGGCATTTACCTATGAAGATCGATCTTGACGGTAAGGCTACTTATATTAATACCGGTGATTGGATTAACCATTACACATTTGCGCAGTTCGACGGAAATGATCTTAAACTGGAAAAGCTGGTTTTCTAA